One window of Steroidobacteraceae bacterium genomic DNA carries:
- the gcvH gene encoding glycine cleavage system protein GcvH, whose translation MSLVPNDLKYTRTHEWLRERSDGSIEVGITDHAQQALGDLVFVELPESGRQLARGEACAVVESVKAASDVYSPIAGTVSEGNDALAASPELINQDPYGAGWMLRFAAGAELDPGTVISAGEYEALLASETA comes from the coding sequence ATGAGCCTTGTTCCCAACGATCTCAAATACACGCGCACCCACGAATGGCTGCGCGAGCGTTCCGACGGCTCGATAGAGGTCGGCATTACCGACCATGCGCAACAGGCTCTTGGCGATCTGGTTTTCGTCGAACTGCCCGAATCCGGCCGGCAACTGGCGCGCGGCGAGGCCTGCGCGGTGGTGGAATCGGTCAAGGCCGCCTCCGACGTATACAGCCCAATCGCCGGCACGGTGAGCGAGGGGAACGATGCACTCGCTGCAAGCCCCGAACTCATCAACCAGGATCCTTATGGCGCGGGCTGGATGTTGCGATTCGCCGCGGGCGCCGAGCTCGACCCGGGCACGGTAATCAGCGCTGGCGAATACGAAGCGCTGCTCGCCAGCGAAACCGCCTGA
- the gcvT gene encoding glycine cleavage system aminomethyltransferase GcvT, whose product MARRTPLYASHLAAGARMIDFGGWEMPLNYGSQLDEHHAVRRAAGVFDVSHMAVVDLEGERSQELLGRLLANDVAKLTTPGRALYSCMLNEHGMVLDDLIAYYIDDRNYRLVVNAGRRDADLAWIRGHALAFDVAVHERNDLAMLAVQGPLARDKVARLLSSADRATVLALEPFHAASCAREFIARTGYTGEDGFEVILPADLAVRRWQDLRDVEVAPIGLGARDTLRLEAGMNLYGNDMDESTHPLESALAWTCAFEPATRDFLGRAALEAIRRRGSERKLVGLVLEGRGVLRAHQDVLQGGTTVGATTSGGFAPTLGRSIALARIARAIEGEVDVQVRDKPLRARIVKPPFVRHGKVLVAV is encoded by the coding sequence TTGGCACGACGCACACCGTTGTACGCATCTCATCTGGCCGCCGGCGCCCGCATGATCGACTTCGGCGGCTGGGAGATGCCGCTCAATTATGGCTCGCAGCTCGATGAGCACCACGCAGTGCGCCGCGCCGCCGGCGTTTTCGATGTCTCGCACATGGCGGTCGTCGACCTCGAGGGCGAACGCAGCCAGGAGCTGCTCGGCCGGCTGCTCGCGAACGACGTCGCCAAATTGACCACGCCGGGTCGCGCGTTATACAGCTGCATGCTGAACGAGCATGGCATGGTGCTGGACGATCTGATCGCCTATTACATCGATGATCGCAATTATCGCCTGGTGGTCAATGCCGGGCGGCGCGATGCGGATCTCGCCTGGATACGCGGCCATGCGCTTGCCTTCGATGTCGCCGTGCACGAGCGCAACGACCTGGCGATGCTGGCCGTACAGGGTCCGCTGGCCCGCGATAAGGTTGCACGTTTGCTCTCGAGCGCGGATCGCGCCACGGTGCTTGCGCTCGAGCCGTTCCATGCGGCCAGCTGCGCGCGGGAGTTCATCGCGCGCACCGGCTACACGGGCGAAGACGGCTTCGAGGTGATCCTGCCCGCGGACCTCGCCGTGCGGCGCTGGCAGGACCTGCGCGATGTCGAGGTCGCGCCAATTGGGCTCGGCGCGCGCGATACGCTGCGCCTGGAGGCTGGGATGAACCTCTACGGCAACGACATGGACGAATCGACGCATCCGCTCGAGTCGGCCCTGGCCTGGACTTGCGCATTCGAACCAGCCACGCGCGATTTCCTGGGCCGTGCGGCGCTCGAAGCGATTCGCCGGCGAGGCAGCGAACGCAAGCTCGTCGGACTCGTGCTCGAGGGCCGCGGTGTGCTGCGGGCCCACCAGGATGTCCTGCAAGGCGGCACGACCGTCGGCGCGACGACCTCGGGCGGATTTGCGCCCACGCTTGGCCGATCCATTGCGCTCGCGCGCATTGCGCGCGCCATCGAAGGTGAAGTCGATGTACAGGTGCGCGACAAACCACTACGGGCGCGCATCGTCAAGCCACCGTTCGTTCGCCACGGCAAGGTGCTGGTGGCCGTTTGA
- the ispG gene encoding flavodoxin-dependent (E)-4-hydroxy-3-methylbut-2-enyl-diphosphate synthase yields MTRKPRHAVQVGSITLGGDHPIVVQSMTNTDTADVEATALQVRALANAGSELVRITVNSDAAAAAVPHIRDRLARFGVDVPLVGDFHFNGHKLLAEHPGCAQALDKYRINPGNVGRGSKRDPQFCAMIETACRYGKPVRIGVNWGSLDQDLLTRLMDANNASAAPRSAREVMHEAIITSCLDSAERAVDIGLGPERIVLSAKVSGVQDLIAIYRALAQRSRHPLHLGLTEAGMGSKGIVASTAAMAVLLQDGIGDTIRVSLTPEPGGDRTQEVRVAQEMLQSLGLRAFAPQVIACPGCGRTTSSFFQELARDIELHLRERMPHWRSRHPGVEQMTVAVMGCVVNGPGESKHAHIGISLPGTGERPVAPVYEDGVKTVTLKGEHIAEQFTALVEDYVARRFGPDGAHRKDQP; encoded by the coding sequence GTGACTCGCAAGCCGCGTCACGCGGTGCAGGTCGGTTCGATCACGCTCGGCGGGGACCATCCCATCGTCGTGCAATCGATGACCAACACCGATACCGCCGACGTCGAAGCGACCGCACTGCAGGTGCGTGCCCTGGCCAATGCCGGCTCGGAACTGGTGCGCATCACGGTCAATAGCGACGCCGCAGCGGCTGCCGTGCCACACATCCGCGATCGGCTCGCCCGGTTTGGCGTCGACGTGCCGCTGGTGGGTGACTTTCACTTCAATGGTCACAAGCTGCTGGCAGAGCATCCCGGCTGCGCGCAGGCGCTCGACAAATACCGCATCAATCCGGGCAACGTCGGCCGCGGCAGCAAACGCGATCCGCAGTTCTGCGCAATGATCGAAACCGCCTGCCGCTATGGCAAACCGGTGCGCATAGGCGTCAACTGGGGCAGCCTCGATCAGGACCTGTTGACGCGGCTGATGGACGCCAACAATGCCAGTGCGGCTCCGCGCAGCGCCCGCGAGGTCATGCACGAGGCGATCATCACCTCCTGCCTCGACAGCGCCGAGCGCGCCGTGGATATCGGACTCGGGCCCGAGCGCATCGTCCTGTCCGCCAAGGTGAGCGGCGTGCAGGATCTGATTGCGATCTATCGCGCCCTGGCGCAGCGCTCGCGCCATCCGTTGCACCTTGGCCTCACCGAAGCGGGCATGGGCAGCAAGGGCATCGTCGCTTCCACCGCTGCGATGGCGGTGCTGCTGCAGGATGGCATCGGCGATACCATTCGGGTTTCGCTCACACCCGAACCCGGGGGTGACAGAACCCAGGAAGTCCGCGTGGCCCAGGAGATGCTGCAGTCCCTCGGTTTACGCGCCTTTGCCCCGCAGGTCATCGCCTGCCCGGGTTGCGGGCGCACCACCAGCAGTTTTTTCCAGGAGCTCGCGCGCGATATCGAGTTGCACCTTCGCGAACGCATGCCGCACTGGCGCAGCCGGCACCCCGGCGTCGAACAGATGACGGTCGCCGTCATGGGCTGCGTGGTCAACGGTCCCGGCGAGAGCAAGCATGCGCACATCGGCATCAGCCTGCCCGGCACGGGCGAGAGACCGGTCGCGCCGGTCTATGAAGATGGCGTCAAGACCGTGACGCTCAAGGGCGAGCACATTGCCGAGCAATTCACCGCACTGGTCGAAGATTACGTCGCGCGCCGCTTTGGTCCCGATGGCGCACACAGGAAGGATCAGCCATGA
- a CDS encoding 4a-hydroxytetrahydrobiopterin dehydratase, which translates to MSQYADRHCTPCEGGLAPLAREQAVAALAQLAPGWELGAAAGELARRFTFKDFYRTMSFVNAIAHIANREDHHPDLKVGYGYCEVVYRTHAIDGLSDNDFICAAKIDLLIES; encoded by the coding sequence ATGAGTCAATATGCCGACCGGCACTGTACGCCCTGCGAGGGCGGCCTGGCGCCGCTTGCGCGCGAGCAGGCGGTGGCCGCGCTCGCGCAGCTCGCGCCCGGCTGGGAGCTCGGAGCGGCTGCGGGGGAGCTCGCGCGGCGGTTCACGTTCAAGGATTTCTACCGCACGATGAGTTTCGTCAACGCGATCGCGCATATCGCCAATCGCGAGGATCATCACCCGGATCTGAAGGTCGGCTACGGCTACTGCGAGGTCGTCTACCGCACCCACGCCATTGACGGTCTTTCGGACAATGACTTCATCTGCGCCGCCAAGATCGACCTGCTGATTGAGTCCTGA
- a CDS encoding FAD-dependent monooxygenase, whose amino-acid sequence MTGRDADIIVVGAGVAGLACAALLRRNPDLQGLRVLLVDRNAPPRFDPTAPLRSRVLAVSRAGERLLQHVGGAPLSEHPRAGIYERMHVWHHSVAPTDARALDFDAAEIAEPNLGMIVENDLLQQLFHERALALGIATRFCEITGLDFAADSVVLTTSDGPLRGGLVIAADGARSRLRTLAGLGGKQGSFGQLALVGNFRTERSHQRTAWQRFLGDGTLALLPLADGCSSIVWATAAANAERLLALAPDALENELTLASAQVLGQLQAVTEVQAVPLGYHAADRYVLPRFALIGDAAHVVHPLAGQGANLGLLDAAALVQCLGEQHRRGEDCGALAGLRNYERWRKSENLAMAGAMNALQAVLATGSGSATRLAVSGLGWVNGAGPLKNFFARRALGLSGERPEALFRTQSAGRSWRRR is encoded by the coding sequence ATGACGGGGCGCGACGCCGATATCATCGTGGTCGGCGCCGGTGTGGCCGGCCTCGCCTGCGCAGCGTTGCTGCGACGCAACCCCGATTTGCAGGGCTTGCGGGTATTGCTCGTCGATCGCAACGCACCGCCGCGATTCGATCCCACCGCGCCGCTGCGATCGCGAGTGCTTGCGGTATCGCGCGCCGGGGAGCGCTTGCTGCAGCATGTCGGTGGTGCGCCATTGTCCGAGCATCCCCGTGCTGGCATCTACGAGCGTATGCATGTCTGGCATCACAGTGTCGCGCCCACGGATGCGCGCGCGCTCGATTTCGACGCAGCGGAAATCGCCGAGCCCAACCTCGGCATGATCGTCGAGAACGACCTGTTGCAACAGCTGTTCCACGAGCGCGCGCTGGCGCTCGGCATTGCGACCCGCTTCTGCGAAATCACCGGACTCGATTTCGCAGCCGACAGTGTCGTATTGACGACGAGCGACGGTCCGTTGCGCGGCGGGTTGGTGATCGCCGCCGACGGCGCGCGCTCGCGCCTGCGCACGCTGGCGGGTCTCGGCGGGAAGCAAGGCAGTTTCGGGCAGCTCGCCCTGGTTGGCAATTTCCGTACGGAGCGATCGCATCAGCGCACGGCGTGGCAGCGCTTTCTCGGCGATGGCACGCTGGCACTCCTGCCGCTCGCAGACGGCTGTTCCTCCATCGTCTGGGCAACCGCAGCGGCGAACGCCGAGCGTCTGCTCGCCCTCGCACCCGATGCGCTGGAAAACGAGCTGACCCTGGCATCAGCCCAGGTACTCGGCCAGCTTCAGGCAGTCACCGAAGTGCAGGCCGTGCCGCTTGGCTACCACGCGGCCGATCGCTACGTGCTGCCACGCTTTGCGCTGATTGGCGATGCCGCCCATGTCGTGCACCCGCTGGCGGGGCAGGGCGCGAATCTCGGCCTGCTCGATGCAGCCGCGCTCGTGCAATGCCTCGGCGAGCAGCACCGGCGCGGCGAGGATTGCGGCGCGCTGGCGGGACTTCGCAACTACGAGCGCTGGCGCAAGAGCGAGAACCTCGCCATGGCCGGCGCGATGAATGCGCTGCAGGCTGTACTCGCGACGGGCAGCGGCAGCGCAACTCGCCTTGCTGTGAGTGGCCTTGGCTGGGTGAACGGCGCCGGGCCGCTCAAGAACTTCTTTGCGCGGCGCGCGCTCGGCTTGAGCGGCGAGAGGCCCGAGGCATTGTTCAGGACTCAATCAGCAGGTCGATCTTGGCGGCGCAGATGA